A genome region from Conger conger chromosome 16, fConCon1.1, whole genome shotgun sequence includes the following:
- the srsf2b gene encoding serine/arginine-rich splicing factor 2b isoform X1: protein MSYGRPPPDVEGMTSLKVDNLTYRTSPETLRRVFEKYGRVGDVYIPRDRYTKESRGFAFVRFHDKRDAEDAMDAMDGAVLDGRELRVQMARYGRPPDSHYGRRGGPPRRYGGYGRRSRSYSPSPRRRRRSRSRSRSRSRSRSRSRYSRSRSRSYSRSRSRSKSRTPRRSKTKSKSPVRSRSRSISKSKSKSKSRSRSRTPPSNRGSKSRSRSKSPPKSPIEQQATID, encoded by the exons ATGAGTTACGGTAGGCCTCCGCCCGATGTTGAGGGCATGACTTCACTGAAAGTAGACAACTTAACCTACCGAACATCGCCCGAGACTCTGCGGCGTGTGTTCGAGAAGTACGGGCGGGTTGGAGACGTGTACATCCCCCGGGATCGTTACACGAAGGAGAGCCGAGGATTCGCCTTCGTGCGGTTCCACGACAAAAGGGATGCCGAGGACGCGATGGACGCCATGGACGGGGCCGTGTTGGATGGTCGTGAGTTGCGGGTACAGATGGCCCGCTACGGGAGACCTCCAGATTCACATTACGGTCGCAGAGGGGGACCACCCCGGAGGTACGGGGGATATGGGCGGCGAAGTAGAAG TTACTCCCCCAGCCCGCGGCGCCGGAGGCGAAGCCGATCCAGGAGCCGGAGTCGGTCTCGGTCTCGCAGCCGCTCCCGATACAGCCGATCCAGGTCCCGCTCCTACTCCAGATCCCGCTCCCGCTCCAAGTCCCGCACCCCCCGCCGGAGCAAGACCAAGTCCAAGTCTCCAGTCCGCTCCCGGTCCAGATCTATCTCCAAGTCGAAGTCCAAGTCCAAATCCAGGTCCAGGAGCCGCACACCGCCCTCTAACAGAGGCTCTAAGTCTAGGTCAAGATCCAAGAGCCCGCCAAAATCGCCGATAGAGCAACAAGCCACAATTGATTGA
- the srsf2b gene encoding serine/arginine-rich splicing factor 2b isoform X3: MSYGRPPPDVEGMTSLKVDNLTYRTSPETLRRVFEKYGRVGDVYIPRDRYTKESRGFAFVRFHDKRDAEDAMDAMDGAVLDGRELRVQMARYGRPPDSHYGRRGGPPRSYSPSPRRRRRSRSRSRSRSRSRSRSRYSRSRSRSYSRSRSRSKSRTPRRSKTKSKSPVRSRSRSISKSKSKSKSRSRSRTPPSNRGSKSRSRSKSPPKSPIEQQATID; the protein is encoded by the exons ATGAGTTACGGTAGGCCTCCGCCCGATGTTGAGGGCATGACTTCACTGAAAGTAGACAACTTAACCTACCGAACATCGCCCGAGACTCTGCGGCGTGTGTTCGAGAAGTACGGGCGGGTTGGAGACGTGTACATCCCCCGGGATCGTTACACGAAGGAGAGCCGAGGATTCGCCTTCGTGCGGTTCCACGACAAAAGGGATGCCGAGGACGCGATGGACGCCATGGACGGGGCCGTGTTGGATGGTCGTGAGTTGCGGGTACAGATGGCCCGCTACGGGAGACCTCCAGATTCACATTACGGTCGCAGAGGGGGACCACCCCGGAG TTACTCCCCCAGCCCGCGGCGCCGGAGGCGAAGCCGATCCAGGAGCCGGAGTCGGTCTCGGTCTCGCAGCCGCTCCCGATACAGCCGATCCAGGTCCCGCTCCTACTCCAGATCCCGCTCCCGCTCCAAGTCCCGCACCCCCCGCCGGAGCAAGACCAAGTCCAAGTCTCCAGTCCGCTCCCGGTCCAGATCTATCTCCAAGTCGAAGTCCAAGTCCAAATCCAGGTCCAGGAGCCGCACACCGCCCTCTAACAGAGGCTCTAAGTCTAGGTCAAGATCCAAGAGCCCGCCAAAATCGCCGATAGAGCAACAAGCCACAATTGATTGA
- the srsf2b gene encoding serine/arginine-rich splicing factor 2b isoform X2 gives MSYGRPPPDVEGMTSLKVDNLTYRTSPETLRRVFEKYGRVGDVYIPRDRYTKESRGFAFVRFHDKRDAEDAMDAMDGAVLDGRELRVQMARYGRPPDSHYGRRGGPPRRYGGYGRRSRSPRRRRRSRSRSRSRSRSRSRSRYSRSRSRSYSRSRSRSKSRTPRRSKTKSKSPVRSRSRSISKSKSKSKSRSRSRTPPSNRGSKSRSRSKSPPKSPIEQQATID, from the exons ATGAGTTACGGTAGGCCTCCGCCCGATGTTGAGGGCATGACTTCACTGAAAGTAGACAACTTAACCTACCGAACATCGCCCGAGACTCTGCGGCGTGTGTTCGAGAAGTACGGGCGGGTTGGAGACGTGTACATCCCCCGGGATCGTTACACGAAGGAGAGCCGAGGATTCGCCTTCGTGCGGTTCCACGACAAAAGGGATGCCGAGGACGCGATGGACGCCATGGACGGGGCCGTGTTGGATGGTCGTGAGTTGCGGGTACAGATGGCCCGCTACGGGAGACCTCCAGATTCACATTACGGTCGCAGAGGGGGACCACCCCGGAGGTACGGGGGATATGGGCGGCGAAGTAGAAG CCCGCGGCGCCGGAGGCGAAGCCGATCCAGGAGCCGGAGTCGGTCTCGGTCTCGCAGCCGCTCCCGATACAGCCGATCCAGGTCCCGCTCCTACTCCAGATCCCGCTCCCGCTCCAAGTCCCGCACCCCCCGCCGGAGCAAGACCAAGTCCAAGTCTCCAGTCCGCTCCCGGTCCAGATCTATCTCCAAGTCGAAGTCCAAGTCCAAATCCAGGTCCAGGAGCCGCACACCGCCCTCTAACAGAGGCTCTAAGTCTAGGTCAAGATCCAAGAGCCCGCCAAAATCGCCGATAGAGCAACAAGCCACAATTGATTGA
- the srsf2b gene encoding serine/arginine-rich splicing factor 2b isoform X4, whose product MSYGRPPPDVEGMTSLKVDNLTYRTSPETLRRVFEKYGRVGDVYIPRDRYTKESRGFAFVRFHDKRDAEDAMDAMDGAVLDGRELRVQMARYGRPPDSHYGRRGGPPRSPRRRRRSRSRSRSRSRSRSRSRYSRSRSRSYSRSRSRSKSRTPRRSKTKSKSPVRSRSRSISKSKSKSKSRSRSRTPPSNRGSKSRSRSKSPPKSPIEQQATID is encoded by the exons ATGAGTTACGGTAGGCCTCCGCCCGATGTTGAGGGCATGACTTCACTGAAAGTAGACAACTTAACCTACCGAACATCGCCCGAGACTCTGCGGCGTGTGTTCGAGAAGTACGGGCGGGTTGGAGACGTGTACATCCCCCGGGATCGTTACACGAAGGAGAGCCGAGGATTCGCCTTCGTGCGGTTCCACGACAAAAGGGATGCCGAGGACGCGATGGACGCCATGGACGGGGCCGTGTTGGATGGTCGTGAGTTGCGGGTACAGATGGCCCGCTACGGGAGACCTCCAGATTCACATTACGGTCGCAGAGGGGGACCACCCCGGAG CCCGCGGCGCCGGAGGCGAAGCCGATCCAGGAGCCGGAGTCGGTCTCGGTCTCGCAGCCGCTCCCGATACAGCCGATCCAGGTCCCGCTCCTACTCCAGATCCCGCTCCCGCTCCAAGTCCCGCACCCCCCGCCGGAGCAAGACCAAGTCCAAGTCTCCAGTCCGCTCCCGGTCCAGATCTATCTCCAAGTCGAAGTCCAAGTCCAAATCCAGGTCCAGGAGCCGCACACCGCCCTCTAACAGAGGCTCTAAGTCTAGGTCAAGATCCAAGAGCCCGCCAAAATCGCCGATAGAGCAACAAGCCACAATTGATTGA
- the mettl23 gene encoding methyltransferase-like protein 23, protein MNEHEDSHNIAVKRFTFEEECKDELRTRITISVPEVLDPQYGMYVWPCAVVLAQYVWMHRAELEGKTVLEIGAGVSLPGVLATRCGAQVTLSDSAELPHCLDNCRRTCQVNQLSVPVVGITWGQVTSSLLALPALDFILGSDVFYEPEDFEDVLFTVAFLLRRSPHAQFWTTYQERSADWSIEALLHKWNLKCADIPLESFRANTEHLAGSSLPGSHTVQMMIISLKEPWKR, encoded by the exons ATGAACGAGCACGAGGACTCGCACAATATTGCAGTGAAGCGATTTACATTTGAAGAAGAATGTAAAGACGAATTACGGACACGGATCACGATTTCAGTCCCAGAG GTGCTGGATCCACAGTACGGGATGTACGTGTGGCCGTGCGCCGTGGTCCTGGCGCAGTACGTCTGGATGCACAGAGCAGAACTGGAAGGAAAGACGGTGCTCGAG ATTGGCGCTGGGGTGAGCTTGCCAGGTGTTTTGGCCACCAGGTGTGGGGCACAGGTGACGCTGTCGGACAGCGCGGAGCTGCCACACTGCCTGGACAACTGTAGGCGCACCTGCCAGGTGAACCAGCTGTCCGTGCCAGTGGTGGGCATCACCTGGGGACAGGTGACCTCCAGCCTGCTGGCCCTGCCTGCCCTGGACTTCATCTTGGGGTCTGACGTCTTCTACGAGCCTGAAG attttgaaGACGTCCTGTTTACAGTCGCTTTCCTCTTGAGGAGAAGCCCCCACGCCCAGTTTTGGACAACCTACCAAGAGAGAAG CGCTGACTGGTCCATTGAAGCTTTGCTGCACAAGTGGAACCTCAAGTGCGCTGACATTCCACTAGAGTCATTCCGAGCAAACACGGAACACCTAGCCGGCTCTAGCCTTCCAGGGAGTCACACGGTACAGATGATGATCATCTCTCTGAAGGAACCATGGAAACGATGA